The Polyodon spathula isolate WHYD16114869_AA unplaced genomic scaffold, ASM1765450v1 scaffolds_1204, whole genome shotgun sequence genomic sequence agtgtgatccagtcctgctttcactaggagtttaataatcagactcccgctgcacagcagtgtgatccagtcctgctttcactaggagtttaataatcagactcccgctgcacagcagtgtgatccagtcctgctttcactaggagtttaataatcagactcccgctgcacagcggtgtgatccagtcctgctttcactaggagtttaataatcagactcccgctgcacagcagtgtgatccagtcctgctttcactaggagtttaataatcagactcccgctgcacagcagtgtgatccagtcctgctttcactaggagtttaataatcagactcccgctgcacagcagtgtgatccagtcctgctttcactaggagtttaataatcagactctgaactcccgctgcacagcagtgtgatccagtcctgctttcactaggagtttaataatcagactcccgctgcacagcagtgtgatccagtcctggtttcactaggagtttaataatcagactcccgctgcacagcggtgtgatccagtcctgctttcactaggagtttaataatcagactcccgctgcacagcagtgtgatccagtcctgctttcactaggagtttaataatcagactcccgctgcacagcagtgtgatccagtcctgctttcactaggagtttaataatcagactcccgctgcacagcagtgtgatccagtcctgctttcactaggagtttaataatcagactcccgctgcacagcagtgtgatccagtcctgctttcactaggagtttaataatcagactcccgctgcacagcagtgtgatccagtcctgctttcactaggagtttaataatcagactcccgctgcacagcagtgtgatccagtcctgctttcactaggagtttaataatcagactcccgctgcacagcagtgtgatccagtccaggtttcactaccagcttgatcttTTTAAATGCCTACAGCAGTCTGATCCAGTCTAGCTTTGAAACCCACTATTATACAAGATCTATTTATACAGCTCATAAAACAAAGactttttataaaactttaaataattatAGACCAGACATAGATAGATCTTATATGTGTGGGGAGATAGATATgttgtgatagatagatagatctagaCGATATAGATAAAGAGCAGGTGATAGATAGTAGATAGAtggtctatctatctatctatctatctatctatctatctacacacacacactatctatctatctatatatatatacatctatatatctatatactgtgtctatctatctatacacacactatttgtctatctgtatatatacacatctcTGTCTCtcatagtataatatatatatatatatatatatatatatatttcagaggAATAATGTGATCTCTAAGCTGAAGTGTCCGTGTTTAGATAATCTCATATAAACAGTGATAACTTTAAGCTTTGATAAcagataatataataatgatgctgtgtgtgttttcttccaCAGCAGAGACCGctggctgtgaaaccagcccccCAGCCCAGCGGAGCCCAGTTCAGCCTCCTGAAAAGACAAACAGCGGAGAGCATGGTGAGGAAACTCCTCCCCCTCAGCCATCAGCGGGAGTCTGAAATATCCCACTTCTACCAccaatatactgtgtgtataggagtctgattcccagccctgatctCTCTGTCTAAATATCCCACAGCCACCACCAGTATGACACACACGTGTgtataggagtctgattcccagccctgatctctctgtctaaatatcccacctccaccaccagtatactgtgtgtataggagtctgattcccagccctgatctctctgtctaaatatcccacctccaccaccaatatactgcagctctctccactaTAAAACCGGCTACAAACCTCCTTCAATCAAAGTCTAtctacagggatgggaatcagactcccgctgcacagcggtgtgatccagtcctgctttcactaggagtttaataatcagactcccgctgcacagcggtgtgatccagtcctgctttcactaggagtttaataatcagactcccgctgcacagcagtgtgatccagtcctgctttcactaggagtttaataataagacacacctgagcttgttcgctagacacactgggggctgatcaagctgtgTCTGTTTTTGGGTTTTGTTTCAGAGCTTGTCTTTAGGAGAGGACGGGTCCAGCAAGCAGATGAAAATCACAACAGCAAACGACCTCGCGCCAATCAGggtgagagagggggggagagagagaagaggagagacggacggagagagagagagagggggggagagaagaggagagaggagagacggagagagagagaggggggagaagaggaggagagagagtagaggagagggggtagagagaagacaggagagagaaagagacaaacagacagaagGAGAGACAGAaggggagagagactgggggagagagaaggggagagactGAGTGGGGGGGAGagtgacagaaaacaaacacatttatcaaGGCAGACACAGCAGTAGGGGTAGATTTGACAATCATGCTAGTAGTGTGTGCACCTCTCTAAcccttcccccctctctctcatctctctccctccctccccctctcctctctttctccctctctctctccctccccctctctcctcctctctctctctctctctctctctcctctccctccccctctctctcctctatctctctctctctctcctctgtctctctttctcagccCGGTGTTTCAGGTCCTCGTTTCTCTCTCTCCAAAACCGCCCCACTGACCAAAGTCTTCCAAAACGACTCCTACACAGCCAGCCCCCCtgcaccctcccccccccctcctctcccctccccccccccctcctcctcctcctccatcctGAGATCCAAACCCAGCCTGGTCGGAGCCTCTCGGACCCTGGTTCAACagacagggggcgctggtgcggtCCAAAAGGCGGCAGAGACCCGGGTCCAGCGACTCTCGGCACCACAGCAGCCGGCAGCCCAGGTGTGTGGAGTTCTGGTCAACTTACAGCAGACGGGCCGGTCCCAGCGGCGAGAGAAGAGGGGGTCTCGAGACcgggaggttcaaatcccggcagGGCCaccgactcgctgtgtgtgtgtgtgtgtgtgtgtgtgtgtgtgtgtgtgtgtgtgtgcgtgtgtgtgtgtgtgtgtgtgtgtgtgtgtgtgtgtgtgtgtgtgtgtgtgtgtgtgtgtgtgtgtgaccctgagcgagtcgcttcacctccttgtgctccgtccttcggacgagacgtcaaaacaaacgaggtcctattggaagagactctgcagcagcagcagttgttggtgatgcagagttcacccccctagtctctggaagtctctttggGAGAAAAGCCTCCGCTGATTGactcgttaataataataattattattattattaaagcccTGGGCTCAGTTTCTAATGACAGGTTGAAGTTGTGCTGCAGTAATTATAATCACAACTGCAGTGAAAATCAGCCCTCGCTGGAATTGGGTAAAATGCCTGTGAATCTCACCATGGTCCCAGGAAAGCTGTATTAataactctcctctctcctcctcctcctcctctcctcctcttttctgtcctctctcctctctctctcctgtcctcTTTTCTGtcccccctctccttcctcctctcctcttttctctcctctcctctcttctctcctctcctctcctctcctcctcttttctgtcccctctcctctctctcctctcccctctcctctctctctccctctctctcctctctctcctctctctctctctctctctctctctctctcctctctctccccttctctctcctcctctcttcttTCCCAGCTGTCTGTTTTCAGTCCCCTCGAAGGAACGAAGATGACAGTTGATAATCTTCATCCCAGAGTTACCGAGGAAGACATCGTGGtgagtggagagagaggaaaaaaataaatgaaaaattcaataaatgtatttgttgtgaCTTTCTCTTATTGACGAGAAACTTCCACAAACCCCAGGGGCTCTGAAGAGAGCGAAGctgtattaatctctctctctctctctcaggagctgttctgtgtgtgaggggctctgaagagagcgaagctgtattaatctctctctctctctctctgaagagagCGAGGAGCTCTTCTGTGTGTGAGGGGCTCTGAAGAGAGCGAAGctgtattaatctctctctctctctctctctcaggagctgttctgtgtgtgaggggctctgaagagagcgaagctgtattaatctctctctctctctctcaggagctgttctgtgtgtgaggggctctgaagagagcgaagctgtattaatctctctctctctctctcaggagctgttctgtgtgtgaggggctctgaagagagcgaagctgtattaatctctctctctctctctcaggagctgttctgtgtgtgaggggctctgaagagagcgaagctgtattaatctctctctctctctctctctcaggagctgttctgtgtgtgaggggctctgaagagagcgaagctgtattaatctctctctctctctctctcaggagctgttctgtgtgtgaggggc encodes the following:
- the LOC121309327 gene encoding polymerase delta-interacting protein 3-like — its product is MSLSLGEDGSSKQMKITTANDLAPIRPGVSGPRFSLSKTAPLTKVFQNDSYTASPPAPSPPPPLPSPPPSSSSSILRSKPSLVGASRTLVQQTGGAGAVQKAAETRVQRLSAPQQPAAQLSVFSPLEGTKMTVDNLHPRVTEEDIVELFCVCGALKRAKLVRAGFGEVVFVKQEDAVSAYRKYNNRCLDGQPMKCNLHLQGGSVITSDQPILLRLSDAPGLPKKAPSTADLRQGAPRPPSRLQGEVDPETVLRALFKSSGTPTASTQPT